The following coding sequences are from one Paenibacillus sp. JDR-2 window:
- a CDS encoding carbohydrate ABC transporter permease, protein MRKRTLQLEPAIFGTVNAIIMILLAVVTLYPFLNTLAVSFNAGLDTIRGGIYVWPREWTLQNYKAVFVTGTVFNAFFISIARTVLATVLSLFLTTMLAYTVSRKEYAFRKAITIIIVMTMYFNAGLIPYYFLVKDLHLLNNFLVYIVPGLVSAFNMIVIRTYIGTLSESLIESAKVDGAGDFRIFLQVILPLCQPVLATVALFVAVGQWNSWFDTFLFTSSKQELSTLQYELMKLLSSAMNSNSNPALQNGGDASAAKAMVTPLSIRAAITIVASLPILVVYPFLQKYFVVGMQLGGVKE, encoded by the coding sequence ATGAGAAAAAGAACACTTCAGCTTGAGCCGGCGATATTTGGTACAGTCAATGCCATTATCATGATATTGCTGGCCGTAGTTACGCTCTACCCCTTCTTGAATACGCTAGCCGTATCCTTTAATGCGGGGCTTGATACGATTCGGGGCGGTATTTACGTCTGGCCGCGGGAATGGACGCTTCAGAATTATAAAGCAGTATTTGTTACCGGCACCGTGTTTAATGCTTTCTTTATCTCGATAGCGCGTACCGTACTGGCAACCGTGCTCAGCTTGTTCCTTACGACGATGCTGGCTTATACGGTAAGCCGCAAGGAATACGCTTTCCGTAAGGCAATAACGATTATTATCGTAATGACGATGTACTTTAACGCGGGTCTGATTCCGTATTACTTCTTGGTTAAGGACCTTCACCTTCTCAATAACTTCCTGGTTTACATTGTTCCTGGTCTGGTCAGCGCCTTTAACATGATTGTAATCCGTACCTATATCGGGACGTTGTCGGAGAGCTTGATCGAGTCGGCAAAAGTAGACGGGGCAGGAGACTTCCGTATCTTCCTGCAGGTTATTCTTCCGCTTTGCCAGCCAGTACTGGCGACAGTTGCTCTATTCGTAGCGGTAGGACAGTGGAACTCCTGGTTCGACACGTTCCTGTTTACCTCTTCGAAGCAAGAGCTCAGCACGCTTCAGTACGAGCTGATGAAGCTTCTCTCATCGGCGATGAACTCCAACAGCAATCCGGCTCTGCAAAACGGTGGCGATGCCAGTGCGGCTAAAGCGATGGTTACTCCTCTATCGATCCGCGCTGCCATTACAATCGTCGCATCCTTGCCGATCCTGGTCGTCTATCCGTTCCTTCAAAAATACTTCGTTGTTGGCATGCAGCTCGGCGGCGTAAAAGAATAG
- a CDS encoding DUF6254 family protein: protein MTSPKNRRENAWKQRKHTQHPTHGKVKSFEELSKGK, encoded by the coding sequence ATGACATCGCCAAAAAACCGCCGCGAGAACGCGTGGAAGCAGCGTAAGCATACGCAGCATCCAACGCATGGCAAAGTGAAATCCTTCGAAGAGTTGAGCAAAGGTAAGTAG
- a CDS encoding spore germination protein has product MPTKTKARSLPEGKLDHHAINKFQDVPIRQTIEANGKIMEELFKDSSDIVMREFEIENGPKALLCYVDGMVTTSAVDAAMKALMILEGGEFTIDLITEQTLPVAQASKIQFYKELLTNLLSGDSVLFVEGQDIAVCLGLRGGIRRSVAEPETETVVRGPREGFNEHLRTNTSLVRSKIKSPRLKMKSFVIGTETNTNVILTYMAGIVNPKLLQEVEDRLSRIHIDGILESGYIEEFIQDQGFSPFPQVQTTERPDTVAASLLEGRVAILVDGTPFALIAPFGFWQWLQASEDYYERFMVGTLLRWLRLFSLFVALFSPALYIAVSTYHPEMIPTNLLLSIAASREAIPFPAVVEALIMEIAFEALREAGVRLPRIVGQAVSILGALVVGQAAVQAGIVSAAMVIVVSMTGIASFTLPRYNAAIAIRMLRFPIMLLASVFGLLGIMIAAMVVVGHLAKLTTFGIPYLAPVTPVDLSDMKDVMVRAPWWKMRKRPKYLTPDNLERQRPQPE; this is encoded by the coding sequence GTGCCAACGAAAACAAAGGCCAGAAGCTTACCCGAAGGAAAATTGGATCATCACGCGATTAACAAGTTTCAGGATGTGCCCATCCGGCAAACGATAGAAGCGAACGGCAAAATCATGGAGGAGCTCTTCAAGGACAGCTCGGATATCGTGATGCGCGAATTCGAGATCGAGAATGGTCCCAAGGCGCTGCTTTGTTATGTTGACGGGATGGTTACGACCAGTGCCGTGGATGCGGCGATGAAGGCGCTTATGATTCTTGAGGGCGGCGAGTTTACCATTGACCTGATAACCGAGCAGACGCTTCCGGTTGCCCAAGCCTCCAAGATTCAGTTCTATAAAGAGCTGCTTACCAACCTGTTATCGGGCGACAGCGTTCTATTCGTAGAAGGGCAGGATATTGCCGTCTGTCTAGGTCTTAGAGGCGGCATCCGCCGCAGCGTAGCCGAGCCGGAGACGGAAACCGTCGTCCGTGGTCCCCGCGAAGGCTTTAACGAGCATCTCCGTACGAATACATCGCTTGTGCGAAGCAAGATCAAGTCGCCGCGGCTCAAGATGAAGTCCTTCGTTATCGGAACCGAGACGAATACGAACGTGATCCTTACTTATATGGCTGGAATAGTTAACCCCAAGCTGCTGCAAGAAGTGGAGGACCGCTTAAGCCGGATTCATATCGACGGCATTCTGGAGAGCGGTTATATCGAGGAGTTTATCCAGGATCAAGGCTTTTCCCCGTTTCCTCAGGTGCAAACGACGGAACGTCCGGACACGGTGGCGGCATCGCTTCTGGAAGGGCGGGTTGCCATCCTTGTAGACGGCACGCCTTTTGCCTTAATCGCTCCGTTTGGCTTCTGGCAGTGGCTGCAGGCTAGCGAGGATTATTATGAGCGGTTTATGGTAGGCACTTTATTGAGGTGGCTGAGATTATTCAGTTTGTTTGTTGCCCTGTTTTCCCCGGCATTGTATATCGCGGTTTCTACCTATCATCCGGAGATGATTCCGACCAACCTGCTGCTAAGCATCGCGGCCTCGCGCGAAGCGATTCCTTTCCCCGCCGTCGTGGAAGCGCTAATTATGGAGATCGCCTTCGAGGCGCTTCGCGAAGCAGGCGTACGGCTGCCCCGGATTGTCGGTCAGGCCGTCAGTATCCTGGGAGCGCTTGTTGTTGGCCAGGCGGCGGTTCAGGCCGGTATTGTGTCTGCCGCTATGGTTATCGTCGTTTCGATGACAGGTATCGCTTCCTTTACTTTGCCTCGTTACAATGCTGCAATCGCCATTAGGATGCTTCGTTTTCCAATCATGCTGCTTGCTTCGGTCTTTGGCTTGCTTGGCATTATGATCGCGGCAATGGTTGTTGTTGGTCACTTGGCTAAGCTAACGACGTTTGGCATTCCTTATCTGGCCCCGGTTACGCCGGTTGATCTAAGCGATATGAAAGATGTCATGGTTCGCGCGCCATGGTGGAAGATGCGGAAGCGTCCGAAATATTTGACTCCCGATAATCTAGAGCGTCAGCGTCCGCAGCCCGAATAA
- a CDS encoding response regulator transcription factor — protein MYRVLLVDDEPFAIEGLQLLIDWEKNGFEVESACGDGEEAARLIRESKPDLVVTDIRMPIMDGLELISQMRLEGHKQTKFVVMSGYSDFEYARRALQLGVSHYLTKPIMSDEADEVLECLNKVLGEENRRQKAVRYTERCAQRRALTALLRGEELSDADQSSIKRISADAAGWVCIRVAVDESELASASEAVEELIDKGQGEGGVGGFILDQELTSFRMACILRDDSKSAMQDRAELLYKALRGAVRGSFSMVVGSLVKEPEELGSSYRHAEEASAYLFYDRIERPLYYDEIKEQGFGYDSHLWEATEKIIEAVETNDEGRIVERLQQIFDHFADKRTMPSLISAFSTHIMVQCSGIYKELGGDADQLLEKTGYPLIGANEHSLLKLHAFLLSFCLLCREELSLCRSRQQGGTIAKVEEYLRQHYCESVTVKEIAEIFYMNPVYLGQAFSRKYGVSIHEYIHHLRMNDAKKLLHNQDISGAALAERLGYCSYQHFLKQFEKRFGMKLAEYKKTIPYLKS, from the coding sequence ATGTACCGTGTCTTGCTTGTTGATGATGAGCCATTTGCAATTGAGGGTCTTCAATTATTAATCGATTGGGAGAAGAACGGATTCGAGGTGGAATCGGCCTGCGGAGACGGCGAAGAGGCAGCCCGCCTGATTCGGGAATCCAAGCCCGATTTAGTCGTTACGGATATTCGCATGCCAATCATGGACGGATTGGAGCTTATTTCCCAGATGAGGCTGGAAGGCCATAAACAGACAAAATTTGTCGTTATGAGCGGCTACAGCGATTTCGAGTATGCAAGGCGCGCTTTGCAGCTGGGCGTCTCGCATTATTTGACCAAGCCGATTATGAGCGATGAAGCTGATGAAGTGCTGGAATGTTTGAACAAAGTATTGGGGGAAGAGAACCGCAGACAGAAGGCTGTCCGCTATACGGAGCGCTGCGCACAGCGGCGCGCGTTAACCGCATTGCTTCGCGGCGAAGAACTGTCCGATGCTGACCAATCTTCGATTAAACGCATCTCCGCGGATGCTGCCGGATGGGTATGCATACGTGTTGCAGTGGACGAATCGGAATTAGCATCCGCGTCGGAAGCGGTGGAGGAACTAATTGATAAGGGGCAAGGTGAGGGTGGAGTAGGAGGCTTTATATTGGATCAGGAGCTGACCTCATTTAGGATGGCCTGTATACTCCGGGACGACAGCAAGTCGGCTATGCAGGATAGGGCAGAGCTTCTTTACAAAGCGCTTCGGGGAGCGGTTCGTGGAAGCTTCAGCATGGTAGTCGGCAGTCTGGTTAAGGAGCCGGAGGAGCTTGGCAGCTCGTACCGGCACGCGGAGGAAGCGAGTGCTTATCTCTTTTATGACCGTATAGAGAGACCTCTCTACTATGACGAGATCAAGGAGCAGGGCTTTGGCTATGATTCACATCTATGGGAGGCAACCGAAAAAATCATAGAGGCGGTTGAAACCAATGATGAAGGGCGGATTGTAGAGCGCTTGCAGCAGATCTTTGATCATTTTGCCGATAAACGGACGATGCCTTCCTTGATTTCCGCCTTTTCTACCCACATTATGGTGCAATGCTCCGGCATCTACAAAGAGCTTGGCGGGGACGCGGACCAGCTGCTGGAGAAAACCGGGTATCCGCTTATTGGGGCGAATGAGCATTCCTTGCTGAAGCTGCATGCGTTTTTGCTGAGCTTTTGCCTATTGTGCCGTGAAGAATTGTCATTGTGCCGAAGCCGGCAGCAGGGGGGGACCATTGCCAAGGTAGAAGAATATTTGCGCCAGCACTACTGCGAATCCGTTACGGTGAAGGAGATAGCGGAGATCTTTTATATGAATCCGGTCTATCTGGGGCAGGCCTTCTCCAGGAAATACGGCGTCAGCATTCATGAATATATTCACCATCTGCGGATGAACGATGCGAAGAAACTGCTCCATAACCAGGATATTTCGGGGGCAGCGCTGGCGGAGAGGCTTGGTTATTGCAGCTATCAGCATTTCTTGAAGCAGTTCGAGAAGCGTTTCGGCATGAAGCTTGCCGAGTATAAAAAAACAATACCCTACCTTAAATCGTAG
- a CDS encoding ABC transporter substrate-binding protein yields MGVKAKKPLLTTMAVAVALSMTVAACSNGNNDGKNSNSSASTTPSTTANAGNSGTNAADEALKPVEISAFIGAPGQSPTSDNKLFKKIKEDLGITFKTEFLVGDLEQKLGVMIAGGDYPDLITADPKLVSAGAVIPLEDLIEQYAPKLKEHYAKYWNRMKDPSDGHIYWLPNYGAYQGNVNETFYSGPAFWIQKAVLKEFGYPKLQTLDDYMKLIREYQAKYPEIDGQKTIGFTTLASDWRTFGLLNAPEHLTGHPNDGGVVVDNGVASVFATQDISKTYYKELNGLYNEGLMDKEAFTQNYDQYLAKLTQGNVLGMFDQHWNFQTAEDSLNTQGKSDRTYVGFPLVYDASIKDYYRDRAVINLNNGFGISVDAKDPKRIIQALEQLMDEKYQKMFTWGEEGVDYQVGTDGKYTRTPEQRKNYEDPAWKLANLGDGIFGYLPKIEGTLSDGNATSPGGDPVEFYDSLKDVDKEVLNAYGHKTWTEFFTQPPDNPVYYPAWQIDLIDGSDASIANKKMTDASLKFLPRAIMSKPDQFDKVWQDYVDEYKKINVKAYEDRINEQIQWRIQNWSSN; encoded by the coding sequence ATGGGGGTTAAAGCAAAAAAGCCATTATTGACAACTATGGCAGTCGCGGTTGCCTTGAGTATGACGGTTGCGGCGTGCAGTAACGGCAATAACGATGGCAAAAACAGCAATAGCAGTGCGTCCACTACGCCGTCTACAACTGCAAACGCAGGCAATTCGGGTACGAATGCAGCGGATGAGGCGTTGAAGCCAGTTGAAATTTCTGCATTCATCGGGGCTCCTGGTCAATCGCCAACATCGGACAACAAGCTGTTCAAAAAAATTAAAGAAGATCTGGGCATTACGTTTAAGACGGAATTCCTGGTAGGCGACCTTGAGCAAAAGCTTGGCGTTATGATTGCTGGCGGCGACTATCCTGATTTGATTACCGCGGACCCTAAGCTTGTATCGGCGGGTGCTGTTATTCCGCTTGAAGATCTTATTGAGCAGTATGCTCCAAAGCTGAAAGAGCATTACGCGAAATACTGGAACCGGATGAAGGATCCTTCCGACGGCCACATTTACTGGCTGCCTAACTACGGCGCGTATCAAGGCAATGTGAACGAAACGTTCTACAGCGGTCCAGCCTTCTGGATTCAAAAAGCCGTACTGAAGGAATTCGGTTATCCTAAACTCCAAACTCTTGACGATTATATGAAGCTGATTCGCGAATATCAGGCGAAATACCCGGAAATCGACGGTCAGAAAACAATCGGCTTTACGACACTCGCGTCCGACTGGCGGACATTCGGCCTGCTGAATGCGCCTGAGCATCTGACAGGACATCCAAACGACGGCGGCGTTGTTGTAGACAATGGCGTGGCAAGCGTTTTCGCGACACAGGATATTTCGAAAACCTACTATAAAGAATTGAATGGCCTGTACAACGAAGGGCTGATGGATAAAGAAGCATTTACCCAAAACTATGATCAGTATTTGGCGAAGCTGACTCAAGGCAATGTCCTTGGTATGTTCGACCAGCACTGGAACTTCCAGACGGCAGAGGATTCCTTGAATACGCAAGGCAAATCCGACCGCACTTACGTAGGCTTCCCGCTTGTTTATGACGCAAGCATTAAGGATTACTACCGCGACCGCGCCGTTATCAATTTGAACAACGGCTTTGGTATTTCGGTAGACGCGAAGGATCCGAAACGCATCATTCAAGCGCTTGAACAGCTGATGGACGAGAAATACCAGAAGATGTTCACTTGGGGCGAAGAGGGCGTTGATTATCAAGTAGGCACAGACGGTAAATACACGAGAACGCCTGAGCAGCGCAAAAACTACGAGGACCCGGCTTGGAAGCTTGCAAACCTCGGTGACGGAATTTTCGGATACCTGCCTAAAATTGAAGGTACTTTGAGCGACGGCAATGCAACATCGCCGGGCGGGGACCCTGTAGAGTTCTATGACAGCTTGAAAGACGTCGACAAGGAAGTTCTGAATGCTTACGGCCACAAAACCTGGACGGAATTCTTCACGCAGCCGCCGGATAACCCTGTTTATTACCCGGCTTGGCAGATCGACCTGATTGACGGCTCCGATGCTTCGATTGCAAATAAGAAAATGACGGATGCTTCGTTGAAATTCCTGCCTAGAGCCATTATGTCGAAGCCTGATCAATTCGATAAAGTATGGCAGGACTATGTAGATGAATACAAGAAAATCAACGTAAAAGCTTACGAGGATCGCATTAACGAACAAATTCAATGGCGTATTCAAAATTGGAGCAGCAATTAA
- a CDS encoding ABC transporter permease, whose product MAKPVDTIAVEAAIQPKKTRKSKRFKNQGQLMWMSLPVLIYVMLFSYYPIWGWTMAFQNYKPAKSFGEQEWVGLKQFKFLFTDDSFLRVLRNTIGMSAINMVLGFVTAIIFAILLNEVKNKLFKRSIQTISYLPHFLSWIIVTGIVATSLSVDGGIVNEVLMKLGIIHEPIMWLSEPKYFWGIVGASHVWKEVGWNAIIYLAAITSIDPSLYEAAEIDGANRYHKMWYITLPGIKSIVIILLIMNLGWILEAGFEVQYLLGNGVVVDWSETIDIFVLKYGLKQGNYSLATAAGIFKTVVSITLIYAANTIAKRFGEERLI is encoded by the coding sequence ATGGCGAAACCCGTAGATACTATAGCTGTAGAGGCTGCTATCCAGCCTAAGAAGACCCGCAAATCCAAGCGGTTCAAAAACCAGGGTCAGCTTATGTGGATGTCGCTGCCCGTACTCATTTATGTCATGCTCTTCTCGTATTACCCGATTTGGGGCTGGACAATGGCTTTCCAGAATTATAAGCCGGCAAAATCTTTTGGCGAGCAAGAGTGGGTTGGCTTAAAGCAGTTTAAATTCTTGTTTACCGATGACAGTTTCTTGCGCGTTCTACGCAATACGATTGGCATGAGTGCCATCAATATGGTATTGGGCTTCGTAACGGCCATTATTTTCGCGATTTTGTTAAATGAAGTGAAGAACAAGCTGTTTAAGCGTTCGATTCAGACGATTTCGTATTTGCCGCATTTTCTATCGTGGATTATCGTTACGGGAATTGTTGCAACTTCGCTGTCCGTGGATGGCGGTATCGTCAATGAAGTATTGATGAAGCTTGGGATTATTCACGAGCCTATCATGTGGCTTAGCGAGCCTAAATATTTCTGGGGTATTGTTGGCGCATCGCATGTATGGAAAGAAGTCGGTTGGAATGCAATCATCTATTTGGCGGCGATTACCTCGATTGATCCATCCCTGTATGAGGCGGCGGAGATTGACGGAGCTAACCGTTACCATAAGATGTGGTATATAACGCTGCCAGGCATCAAGTCCATCGTTATTATTTTGCTCATCATGAACCTGGGCTGGATTCTGGAAGCTGGCTTTGAAGTGCAATATTTGCTTGGCAATGGCGTTGTTGTCGATTGGTCGGAGACAATAGATATCTTTGTTCTGAAATACGGACTCAAGCAGGGCAACTATTCGCTTGCAACCGCAGCGGGTATATTCAAGACGGTTGTCAGCATCACGCTTATCTACGCCGCCAATACGATAGCGAAGCGATTCGGCGAAGAAAGGCTTATTTGA